The segment AAACAATAATGATGATGTAGGTGCGCTGGTTCCGCATCAAATAACATATATTCCACGATTGATGAATATCTTCACAGTTAAACTACGAAGGCAGGATTCAAGTAGGTGAAAACCACAAGACAATAGATGGTAAATTTTACAGACCTCTAACACGTCTTGATCTGTTGCCAAGAACAATGCATATAACCTGTCCCTCGTCCATCCCATTAGGCAACCTCATCGCCAAACCCCTTCGATAAGCGGGGTGAATAAACAGCACATCCTGGACCGTATATATAGGACAAGTCGCCAACTTCTTCCAATCTGCCGCTGTTTAAGTGATATGAGAAGATCTTCTGCTTTATTCGAAGGAAAACAACATCAACATCTGGATGAAATTCCAAGATATGAATATTTTGTGTTTCAGAGATCCCATGAACATTTTGTGTTTCAAAGATCCCATGGTTCTGTAACATAGCTCTGATATTAATGCAAGACTTCAACACCCATTCCACATGAGAATAGTCCTTGAGCATCCAGACCTTTATCTCATCCTTGCTTTGCAGCATGTAATGCAAATAACCTCCTGAGAGTCCAAGACATTCTATCCCATCAGATTCAGGCAGCTCAATTCTGCGGCAGATCTTTCCCTCCGGATCAACTCCCAAGACTTGGTTCAGACCGTTTGTAAAGTGGAAAATTCCGTGGAAGAAAGTAGCTTGTGGTTCGTGATAGTTTTTGCCGTCGAAGACTTCGCTGACGACCCACTCGTTTGTCTCACTCGAAAAGATCATAAACCTAAGGATCTTGTAGAAGTCGAAGCAGAGAACATGGTAGTGGCGGGAGAGACGAGGATCGAAGCCCAAAGCTAGGTAGTGGTAGTTATATGTGTCATTTGCCTTAGGGACAATGACCCACTCGCTAGTGGCGGGATTGCAGACATAGATGGATTGAGCCTTAACGCCGCAAGGGGTTAGACCCCAGCTCTGTGCAACCCACGAGCGGCAGAGGAGCAGCCCGTTGCAGGAGCTGAGGACCTCCATATTGCATATGTTGGGTAAGAAATTGAGAGTGGTGTCGATGGCAAGATCATCATCATTGTTTGAGAGGCTAATATATTGTATACCTCTCCTCGCCCTGTGAATGGGCGCCGAGCCTCCATCGGGGACATTGAAGAAGAGGCCAGATGCAGCACGAGGGAACTTGTTCTGATAGCAAGGATCAGAGGAAAGGGCGAGCCACGACTTGGAGATGCATTGGAACCGGAAAAAGGACCTGGTCGGTAGGCGAGAAAGGATCTCGGCCACGAGATCGTCCGTGAGTTTGGCAACGCAGCGAACCATCTTCTTGCAGTGGAGAGACCAAGACTTCTTTCTTGCTCTCTTCAGATAGGG is part of the Elaeis guineensis isolate ETL-2024a chromosome 15, EG11, whole genome shotgun sequence genome and harbors:
- the LOC140854073 gene encoding F-box protein At5g49610-like, translated to MVRCVAKLTDDLVAEILSRLPTRSFFRFQCISKSWLALSSDPCYQNKFPRAASGLFFNVPDGGSAPIHRARRGIQYISLSNNDDDLAIDTTLNFLPNICNMEVLSSCNGLLLCRSWVAQSWGLTPCGVKAQSIYVCNPATSEWVIVPKANDTYNYHYLALGFDPRLSRHYHVLCFDFYKILRFMIFSSETNEWVVSEVFDGKNYHEPQATFFHGIFHFTNGLNQVLGVDPEGKICRRIELPESDGIECLGLSGGYLHYMLQSKDEIKVWMLKDYSHVEWVLKSCINIRAMLQNHGIFETQNVHGISETQNIHILEFHPDVDVVFLRIKQKIFSYHLNSGRLEEVGDLSYIYGPGCAVYSPRLSKGFGDEVA